One Methanococcus aeolicus Nankai-3 DNA segment encodes these proteins:
- a CDS encoding CPBP family intramembrane glutamic endopeptidase yields MDITTLTKLAIPILIIIVYTVNLIKGMQQPKLNNGIIISLLLLNMAIILSMFFINTTNLIMISIILTSLISSLLLLNKNIFELAVKILKMDLQWDDIVHRTVFPMSLYIFINPIIYFTMNGNLAIFLNGALDAIFNLINILGFQLLLFIFAFMGIGFGTRRSLKQCINRLGVGAPKILYIIFGLVGIFIINFLVWELPIYLTDLMSSQIKNTVVNALINQSSNVESAVQAMKEAIPSLYEVIIMVIVVGVSEELLFRGALQPRFGNLYTSLLFSVLHFQYLSILAFVNVFLISYLFGIIKNRTNTSTTILIHMIYDFIAFGGLYLLYNII; encoded by the coding sequence ATGGACATAACAACATTGACAAAATTAGCCATTCCTATTTTAATTATTATTGTATATACTGTAAATTTAATTAAAGGTATGCAACAACCCAAATTAAACAACGGCATTATTATATCCTTGTTATTATTAAATATGGCAATAATTTTGTCAATGTTTTTTATAAATACTACAAATTTAATTATGATTTCAATTATTTTAACTTCATTAATTTCTTCCCTATTGTTGTTAAATAAAAATATATTTGAATTGGCCGTAAAAATTTTAAAAATGGATTTGCAATGGGACGATATTGTTCATAGAACGGTATTTCCTATGTCTTTATATATTTTTATAAATCCTATTATTTATTTTACAATGAATGGAAATTTGGCCATTTTTTTAAATGGGGCATTAGACGCTATTTTTAATTTAATAAATATATTGGGATTTCAATTGTTATTATTTATTTTTGCATTTATGGGTATAGGTTTTGGAACTCGCAGAAGCTTAAAACAATGTATAAATAGGTTGGGCGTGGGAGCTCCCAAAATTTTATATATAATATTTGGATTGGTTGGCATATTTATTATTAATTTTTTGGTGTGGGAGCTCCCAATATACCTCACTGATTTAATGTCCTCCCAAATAAAAAATACCGTTGTAAATGCGCTAATTAACCAGTCTTCTAATGTGGAGTCCGCCGTTCAGGCTATGAAAGAAGCTATTCCCTCACTGTATGAAGTAATAATAATGGTTATTGTGGTTGGTGTTAGTGAGGAGCTCCTTTTTAGGGGAGCTCTCCAACCAAGATTTGGTAATTTATATACAAGTTTATTATTTTCGGTGTTGCATTTCCAATATTTATCAATTTTGGCATTTGTAAATGTGTTTTTAATAAGTTATTTATTTGGGATTATTAAAAATAGGACAAATACTTCCACCACCATATTAATACACATGATTTATGATTTTATAGCTTTTGGGGGACTATATTTATTGTATAATATAATATAA
- a CDS encoding amidohydrolase, protein MILIQDATINNKVQDILIEKNKIKKIGKNLIQKENLNRKDLKIIDGKNKIIIPGLVNTHTHTPMTLFRGVADDLPLMDWLNNYIWKMEANLNEKIVYDATMLGCMEMIKSGTTTFNDMYFYMNGIIKGVQETGIRAYLGYGMIDLFDEEKRENELKETVNTVENIQKLNNPKINPTVSPHAPYTCSMELLQESHNLAKKYNVPLHIHLNETIDEIKTVEEMTNKRPFEYLDSFGFFNGVKVISAHNVHLSNKEIEIIKNKNIAISHNPISNLKLASGIAPIPKLMENTVLITLGTDGCGSNNNLNLFEEIKMASLIHKGNSLNPTVVSASQSFEFATKNGANALGLNAGELVEGALADVVIIDINKPYLIPNENIYSHLVYSFNGVVDMVIIDGEIVLNNGKMVNINEEKVYENAEKSYNKLLNNSDE, encoded by the coding sequence ATGATATTAATTCAAGATGCCACCATAAATAACAAAGTTCAAGACATTCTAATTGAAAAAAATAAGATAAAAAAAATAGGAAAAAACCTAATACAAAAGGAAAACCTAAACAGAAAGGACTTAAAAATAATAGATGGAAAAAATAAAATAATAATTCCCGGATTAGTAAATACCCACACACATACACCAATGACATTATTTAGGGGAGTTGCTGATGATTTGCCATTAATGGACTGGTTAAATAATTATATTTGGAAAATGGAGGCAAATCTAAATGAAAAAATTGTTTATGATGCAACAATGCTTGGATGTATGGAAATGATTAAAAGCGGAACAACCACATTCAACGATATGTATTTTTATATGAATGGAATTATAAAGGGAGTTCAAGAAACAGGAATTAGGGCATATTTGGGCTATGGAATGATTGATTTATTTGACGAAGAGAAAAGGGAAAATGAATTAAAAGAAACAGTCAATACTGTTGAAAATATACAAAAATTAAATAATCCAAAAATAAATCCAACTGTATCGCCACATGCACCATATACCTGTTCTATGGAGCTCCTACAAGAATCCCATAATTTGGCAAAAAAATACAATGTTCCACTACATATACATTTAAATGAAACTATTGATGAGATAAAAACCGTAGAAGAAATGACTAATAAAAGACCTTTTGAATATTTGGATTCATTTGGATTTTTTAACGGTGTAAAAGTAATATCTGCCCACAATGTCCATCTATCCAATAAAGAAATTGAAATAATTAAAAATAAAAATATTGCCATATCGCATAATCCAATAAGTAATTTAAAATTAGCATCTGGTATAGCCCCAATTCCTAAATTAATGGAAAATACCGTATTAATAACTTTGGGAACAGATGGTTGTGGTAGTAATAACAATTTAAATTTATTTGAAGAAATAAAAATGGCATCACTTATTCATAAGGGAAATTCGTTAAATCCTACTGTGGTTAGTGCATCTCAATCCTTTGAATTTGCCACAAAAAACGGAGCTAACGCCTTAGGTTTAAATGCCGGTGAGTTGGTGGAGGGAGCTCTTGCCGATGTTGTTATAATAGACATAAATAAGCCTTATTTAATACCAAATGAAAATATTTATTCCCATTTGGTTTATTCCTTTAATGGGGTTGTAGATATGGTTATAATTGACGGGGAAATTGTATTAAATAATGGAAAAATGGTAAATATTAATGAAGAAAAAGTTTATGAAAATGCCGAAAAATCATACAATAAATTATTAAATAATTCCGATGAATAA
- the pyrE gene encoding orotate phosphoribosyltransferase, whose product MKNKLKDKLIKLLKEVECVQFGDFTLASGKKSNYYVNIKKATTNPKILKTVAQLINIYIEEDKKNPNLKIAGVELGSVSIATAVSLETEKDLIIIRKKAKDYGTKSKIEGTLNNGDTVIMVEDVTTTGGSVIKAIQEVRENGGIVDKVFVIVDRNEGAKENLKEIGVELIALVNVEELK is encoded by the coding sequence ATGAAAAATAAATTAAAAGATAAACTAATAAAATTATTAAAAGAAGTCGAATGTGTGCAGTTTGGGGATTTTACCTTAGCATCTGGAAAAAAAAGTAATTATTATGTAAATATCAAAAAGGCAACCACAAATCCAAAGATTTTAAAGACTGTTGCACAATTAATAAATATTTACATCGAAGAAGACAAAAAAAATCCAAATTTAAAAATAGCAGGAGTAGAGTTGGGCTCTGTTTCAATAGCCACAGCAGTATCTCTTGAAACTGAAAAAGATTTAATAATTATAAGAAAAAAAGCAAAAGACTACGGAACTAAATCTAAAATAGAAGGGACATTAAATAATGGAGATACCGTAATTATGGTGGAGGATGTTACTACAACGGGTGGAAGTGTTATAAAAGCAATACAGGAGGTTAGAGAAAATGGTGGCATTGTGGATAAAGTATTTGTAATTGTGGATAGAAATGAAGGGGCAAAAGAAAATTTAAAAGAAATTGGAGTAGAATTAATTGCCCTTGTAAATGTTGAAGAGTTAAAATAA
- the purT gene encoding formate-dependent phosphoribosylglycinamide formyltransferase: protein MLGTPLFSNGTKILLLGSGELGKEVIIEAQRLGIECVAVDSYDNAPAMQVAHRSYVIDMKDGDALKAILEKEVPDYIIPEIEAINTDILIEMEEFGHQVVPTANAAKITMDREGIRRLASEQLNIPTAKYEFAESLEELKKAVKKIGAPCIVKPIMSSSGKGQSTVKSEKDEDIEYAWNYAQAGARGIGKKVIVEEFINFDYEITLLTARTAHGTVYCPPIGHIQDGGDYIESWQPHPMSEEMIKKAQEMANKITTVLGGNGIFGVELFIRGDEVIFSEVSPRPHDTGMVTMITQNMSEFEIHLRSILGLPVDIQLITAGASSVIKSKIHKYAPQYDISDAVKVPNTKLRIFGKPLAKVGRRMGVALASANTVEEARKNAKKCANGVIIR, encoded by the coding sequence TTGTTAGGAACTCCTCTTTTTTCGAATGGAACAAAAATACTACTATTAGGTAGTGGTGAATTAGGAAAAGAAGTAATAATAGAAGCTCAGCGATTAGGTATAGAATGTGTTGCCGTTGATAGCTATGATAATGCCCCTGCAATGCAAGTTGCACATAGAAGTTATGTAATAGATATGAAAGATGGAGATGCTTTAAAGGCAATTTTGGAAAAGGAAGTTCCAGACTATATTATACCAGAAATAGAAGCCATAAATACAGATATACTCATAGAGATGGAAGAATTTGGACATCAAGTTGTACCTACGGCAAATGCCGCAAAAATAACAATGGATAGGGAAGGAATAAGAAGATTAGCTTCCGAACAATTAAACATACCCACAGCAAAATATGAATTTGCGGAATCGTTGGAAGAATTAAAAAAAGCTGTAAAAAAAATAGGAGCTCCCTGTATCGTAAAGCCAATAATGTCGTCATCTGGAAAGGGACAAAGCACAGTTAAAAGTGAAAAAGACGAGGATATAGAATATGCATGGAATTATGCCCAAGCGGGAGCAAGGGGCATAGGTAAAAAGGTAATAGTTGAAGAATTTATTAACTTTGATTATGAAATAACGCTGCTCACAGCAAGAACTGCTCACGGAACAGTGTATTGCCCACCAATTGGACACATTCAAGATGGGGGTGACTATATTGAAAGTTGGCAACCTCATCCTATGAGTGAGGAAATGATAAAAAAAGCCCAGGAGATGGCAAATAAAATAACCACAGTATTGGGTGGAAACGGCATATTTGGTGTAGAGTTATTTATTAGGGGGGACGAAGTAATATTTAGCGAAGTATCTCCGCGACCACATGATACTGGAATGGTTACAATGATTACCCAAAATATGAGTGAATTTGAAATACATTTAAGAAGTATATTGGGGCTTCCTGTGGATATTCAATTAATTACAGCAGGTGCAAGTAGTGTTATTAAATCAAAAATACATAAATATGCACCACAATATGACATCTCCGATGCTGTGAAAGTTCCAAATACAAAATTAAGAATTTTCGGAAAACCACTCGCAAAAGTAGGTAGAAGAATGGGAGTTGCGTTGGCATCTGCAAATACAGTTGAAGAAGCACGAAAAAATGCTAAAAAATGTGCCAATGGAGTAATTATTAGATAA
- a CDS encoding metal-dependent hydrolase, producing the protein MNWKGHTIFGIIFGLPFLGAPEQIFLLVAGALYPDLDHDVKSDIVDRGLYLAGGLTLISVLTYLFKPEYFDIGFFVGAVAVLLVYLIPNHSNHRGFTHTIYCMGIVSSILGFITYKLSALSPTLAGLLALVMITNNKLLGRVVPICVFVALLVHLIVSKIVLLNYNGMEFYIVPIALGYLSHIVGDSLTPAGVRPFAPIMDYKFEKKEAIIIMILWALTVFYLINEKIKIL; encoded by the coding sequence ATGAATTGGAAAGGACATACAATATTTGGAATAATTTTTGGGTTGCCATTTTTGGGAGCTCCTGAACAAATTTTTTTATTGGTGGCAGGAGCCCTATATCCAGATTTAGATCACGATGTAAAATCCGATATAGTGGATAGGGGGCTATATTTAGCAGGAGGATTAACATTAATATCAGTTTTAACCTATTTATTTAAGCCAGAATATTTTGATATTGGTTTTTTTGTTGGTGCTGTTGCTGTATTGTTAGTTTATTTAATACCAAATCACTCAAACCACAGGGGATTTACCCATACTATTTATTGTATGGGTATAGTATCCTCTATTTTGGGATTTATAACATATAAATTGTCGGCATTATCTCCAACTCTTGCAGGTTTATTGGCTTTGGTAATGATTACAAATAATAAATTACTTGGGAGGGTTGTCCCAATATGTGTTTTTGTGGCTTTGTTGGTGCATTTAATAGTTTCTAAAATAGTTCTTTTGAATTATAATGGAATGGAATTTTATATTGTCCCTATTGCATTGGGCTATTTATCCCATATAGTTGGAGATAGCCTTACACCAGCAGGAGTTCGCCCATTTGCTCCGATTATGGATTATAAATTTGAAAAAAAAGAGGCAATAATTATAATGATTTTATGGGCATTAACTGTATTTTATTTAATAAATGAAAAAATAAAGATATTATAA
- a CDS encoding S-layer protein yields MKKLILLLLCISLASNYAIDAINPVIIVNKDSPDANYANILMNEIYSYRTVEIIDGNIANITENIYYSIPSTGEFNINTDNGIIYAQFNIENDNNIKYKQIKYSEILNSPKINENVNFLGNEYTVLDYNNDEIILSKEIKDITTNESFEYSGYNIILKALSMDNSELLIDILKDNNSIDSNVKIHINELYTVKNSNLSIYYDNITKYTKEYGFSFKLYDSIKLVDGESFVLDNNYGVHIDNNEITLEYRNPEDIQTNFEIMNYKLKSVNIKNGIAIFNILYNNNYEINKDTVDGTEHIGNNLYLLKKDDKLTIYKNGKEYQNLTDYFGSEVAVDGGELLKTKSDLILIGGPVSNNATKKIENLLKISITNENPGANTGIIQKIENPYNPEYNIFVLAGSDRFGTKAAVLAVSEGLYKNEDTMIVKLNNDNTITKINN; encoded by the coding sequence TTGAAAAAACTAATATTGCTACTTTTGTGCATCTCATTAGCCTCAAACTATGCTATTGATGCCATTAATCCAGTTATAATAGTGAATAAAGACAGTCCAGATGCAAATTATGCCAATATATTAATGAATGAAATATATTCATACAGAACCGTTGAAATTATTGATGGAAATATTGCAAACATAACTGAAAATATATATTACTCAATTCCATCAACGGGTGAGTTTAATATTAATACTGATAATGGCATAATATATGCTCAATTTAATATCGAAAATGACAATAATATAAAATATAAACAAATCAAATATAGCGAAATATTAAACAGCCCAAAAATAAACGAAAATGTAAATTTTTTAGGGAATGAATATACTGTGCTGGATTACAATAACGATGAAATAATACTTTCAAAGGAAATTAAAGACATAACAACAAATGAATCTTTTGAATATAGTGGATATAACATAATATTAAAAGCACTATCCATGGATAATTCAGAATTACTTATAGACATATTAAAAGACAATAATTCAATAGACTCTAATGTAAAAATACATATTAACGAACTATATACTGTTAAAAACTCCAATTTGTCAATATATTATGATAATATTACAAAATATACAAAAGAATACGGATTTTCGTTTAAATTATATGATAGTATTAAATTAGTTGATGGCGAATCGTTTGTATTAGATAATAATTATGGCGTACATATTGATAACAACGAAATAACGCTGGAATACCGTAATCCCGAAGATATTCAAACGAATTTTGAAATAATGAATTATAAATTAAAATCAGTAAATATTAAAAATGGAATAGCGATATTTAATATATTATACAACAATAATTATGAAATAAATAAAGATACCGTAGATGGAACAGAACATATTGGAAATAACTTATATCTTCTTAAAAAGGATGATAAATTAACCATATATAAAAATGGAAAAGAATACCAAAATCTAACAGATTATTTTGGTTCAGAAGTTGCAGTAGATGGAGGGGAGCTCCTAAAAACTAAAAGTGATTTAATATTAATTGGCGGTCCAGTATCAAATAATGCCACTAAAAAAATAGAAAATCTATTAAAAATAAGCATAACAAATGAAAACCCCGGAGCTAACACTGGAATAATTCAAAAAATAGAAAACCCATACAATCCAGAATATAATATTTTCGTTTTAGCAGGTTCTGATAGATTTGGAACAAAAGCAGCAGTTTTAGCAGTATCCGAAGGATTGTATAAAAATGAAGATACTATGATTGTTAAATTAAATAATGATAATACAATTACAAAAATTAATAATTAA
- a CDS encoding bifunctional NADP phosphatase/NAD kinase, whose protein sequence is MDMITIAMNIAKNIEKGVKPLIGWEKGTEIVKIGADGTPTKRIDLIAEDIAINSIEKQCSAILISEEIGHKQIGDNPKYVIVLDPIDGTYNALNDIPIYSVSIAICKLNDRNIDELTINDLEVGVVRNISTGEVYFAKKGSGAFVFKNNIQKRIYTSKITNLSDASVGVFAYGLTTNTLDFIKDRRVKRIRIFGSAALELCFVARGSLDAFINVNETTRLCDIAGGFVVLKEAGGIISDRDGRIINMPLNINAKNSFICSNDKLHKKFVSIFGNKWKLKPTKFGIVSRADKKEAIELVYEIINYLDSKNIDYELEQDIYNKIYNTNNNNIENKDKYLMKDVSEISHMISIGGDGTVLRTSRIVEGNEIPIITVNKGTVGFLAEFDVEGIFDIIEDIINGDYEIEKRTKCSGHIKYKDNNQKTLPSALNELVITTKSPAKMIQFEVYVNGNFVEEIRADGLIISTPTGSTAYSLSAGGPIVEPQVDGFVIVPICPFKLFSRPIVVNGSSEIKIKIIKKETLVAVDGTIEGELKKGDEIILRKSDSYTYFVKGRNFYETLRKLSVIDGGAR, encoded by the coding sequence ATGGATATGATAACTATTGCTATGAATATTGCTAAAAACATTGAAAAAGGAGTTAAACCCCTAATCGGCTGGGAGAAAGGCACCGAAATAGTCAAAATCGGAGCAGATGGAACTCCAACAAAAAGAATTGACTTAATAGCCGAAGATATTGCCATAAATTCCATCGAAAAACAATGTAGTGCTATTTTAATAAGCGAAGAAATAGGACATAAACAAATAGGAGATAATCCCAAATATGTTATTGTATTGGACCCAATTGATGGAACATATAATGCTTTAAACGATATACCAATATATTCCGTTTCTATTGCCATATGCAAATTAAATGATAGAAATATTGATGAATTAACCATAAATGATTTGGAAGTGGGAGTTGTAAGGAACATATCTACGGGAGAGGTATATTTTGCCAAAAAAGGTAGCGGGGCTTTTGTATTTAAAAATAATATTCAAAAAAGAATATATACTTCAAAAATCACTAATTTAAGCGATGCTTCGGTTGGAGTTTTTGCCTACGGCCTAACAACCAATACCTTAGATTTTATTAAAGATAGAAGAGTAAAAAGAATAAGAATATTTGGTTCCGCAGCTTTGGAGCTATGTTTTGTTGCTCGTGGCTCATTAGATGCCTTTATAAATGTAAATGAAACCACTCGTTTATGCGATATTGCGGGAGGTTTTGTAGTTCTTAAAGAGGCAGGAGGCATAATCTCCGACAGAGACGGAAGAATTATAAATATGCCCCTTAATATTAATGCAAAAAATTCATTTATATGCTCCAATGATAAATTACATAAAAAATTTGTATCAATATTTGGAAATAAATGGAAATTAAAGCCCACAAAATTTGGAATAGTATCAAGAGCCGATAAAAAAGAGGCTATTGAGTTGGTGTATGAAATTATAAATTATCTTGATTCAAAAAATATAGATTATGAATTAGAACAGGATATTTACAATAAAATATATAATACAAATAATAACAATATTGAAAATAAAGACAAATATTTAATGAAAGATGTTTCAGAAATATCACATATGATATCAATAGGAGGAGATGGGACCGTATTAAGGACATCGCGAATTGTAGAAGGTAATGAAATACCAATAATTACAGTAAATAAGGGGACCGTTGGATTTTTGGCGGAATTTGATGTGGAGGGTATATTTGATATTATAGAAGACATAATAAATGGAGATTATGAAATTGAAAAAAGAACCAAATGTTCGGGACATATAAAATATAAAGATAACAATCAAAAAACACTCCCCAGTGCCCTTAATGAATTGGTAATAACTACAAAAAGCCCTGCAAAAATGATACAATTTGAAGTTTATGTAAATGGAAATTTTGTAGAAGAGATAAGGGCAGATGGTCTTATAATATCCACCCCCACAGGTTCTACGGCATATTCTCTTAGTGCAGGGGGACCAATAGTAGAGCCCCAAGTTGATGGCTTTGTGATAGTTCCAATATGTCCATTTAAATTATTTTCAAGACCCATTGTTGTAAATGGGAGCTCCGAGATAAAAATAAAAATTATAAAAAAGGAAACGCTAGTTGCCGTAGATGGGACGATAGAAGGCGAATTAAAAAAAGGAGACGAAATAATTTTAAGAAAATCCGATTCATACACATATTTTGTAAAAGGAAGAAACTTTTACGAAACACTTAGAAAATTAAGTGTAATTGATGGAGGAGCTAGATAA
- a CDS encoding TldD/PmbA family protein, with protein MEQIKEYEFPNGDLEKLEDLIDLGTYCDIRLNYGESNHITLKDGTIEEVSSGMSSGVCVRMLYENGWGYATADTTDLKEIKELIQKAYKVAKIANNESKKKVILKETPTNTDYIKSDIKINPKDISTEEKKEYLLESHKNLIDENTTNTNGSNKIVSTSVSYSDATGYSLFMSSEGTKIESDRTKVFMYMTAVASGNNNSNNLQYASERIGGDGFEVINYDKIIKLSTNAKERALRLLTAKQCPKGEFNVVLDPDLAGVFIHEAVGHASEADLVLQNDSVFKDKIGEVVGSEIVSVIDNPNIDNSFGYYKYDSEGVKGQKTTIIENGVLKGYLHSRETAGRMDMELTGNGRAQGLNKPIVRMSNTYIKPMDWDFEELLQDTKDGIYLKGSRGGQVDTGKGLFQFNSVEAFMIEKGELTTPLRDAGLSGEILDILHNIDAITNEFKLSIGYCGKGGQSVPVGDGGGSVRTRTTIC; from the coding sequence TTGGAACAAATAAAAGAATATGAATTCCCTAATGGGGATTTGGAAAAATTGGAGGATTTAATAGATTTAGGAACTTACTGCGATATTAGATTAAACTACGGCGAGTCTAATCATATAACACTAAAAGATGGCACAATTGAGGAAGTATCCTCTGGAATGTCATCGGGAGTTTGTGTTAGGATGCTTTATGAAAATGGTTGGGGTTATGCAACTGCTGATACAACAGATTTAAAGGAAATAAAAGAATTAATACAGAAAGCCTATAAAGTTGCCAAAATAGCAAATAATGAATCAAAAAAGAAAGTTATTTTAAAAGAAACTCCAACGAATACCGATTATATTAAATCAGATATTAAAATAAATCCGAAAGATATATCCACAGAAGAAAAAAAGGAATATTTATTGGAATCCCATAAAAATTTGATTGATGAAAATACTACAAACACAAATGGCAGTAATAAAATAGTATCTACATCGGTATCTTACTCCGACGCCACAGGGTATTCATTATTTATGAGTAGCGAAGGAACAAAGATAGAATCAGACAGAACAAAGGTATTTATGTATATGACTGCTGTTGCGTCAGGAAATAATAATAGTAATAATCTACAATATGCTTCTGAAAGAATAGGGGGCGATGGCTTTGAGGTAATAAATTATGATAAAATAATAAAATTATCAACAAATGCAAAAGAAAGAGCGCTAAGATTATTAACAGCGAAACAATGTCCAAAGGGAGAGTTTAATGTAGTATTAGACCCAGATCTTGCAGGAGTATTTATCCATGAGGCTGTGGGACATGCTTCGGAGGCTGATTTGGTATTACAAAATGATAGCGTATTTAAAGATAAAATTGGAGAAGTTGTAGGTAGTGAAATTGTTAGCGTTATTGATAATCCAAATATTGATAATTCATTTGGATACTACAAATATGATAGCGAAGGAGTGAAGGGGCAAAAAACTACAATAATCGAAAATGGAGTATTAAAAGGATATTTACATTCGCGAGAAACTGCGGGAAGAATGGATATGGAACTAACAGGCAACGGTAGGGCTCAGGGATTAAACAAACCTATTGTAAGAATGAGCAACACCTACATAAAACCTATGGACTGGGATTTTGAGGAGCTCCTTCAAGATACCAAAGATGGAATATATTTAAAAGGTTCAAGAGGAGGTCAGGTAGATACAGGAAAAGGATTGTTCCAATTTAATTCTGTTGAGGCTTTTATGATAGAAAAAGGAGAATTAACCACACCACTACGAGATGCTGGATTAAGCGGGGAGATATTAGATATATTACATAATATTGATGCCATTACAAATGAATTTAAATTAAGTATTGGCTATTGTGGTAAAGGAGGTCAAAGTGTTCCAGTAGGAGATGGTGGGGGCAGTGTAAGAACCAGAACAACGATATGTTAA